The genomic window GGATATTCTGGCTCAAGGGATGTGGAAAAATCAGTAATAAGGCTTCCTAATAGCAAAAGATTATTATAACTATCTGTAAACTCGGCCCTATTATCTTTTTTATAGAAATCACCATCGACTAATATCTTCTTCAATAAGGGATTGAGCTCTTCCACCATGATAGTACTGTACCACTCCTTAAGATAGGCCATGGTCATACAGTAACGACCGCTTATCCCCTGATTAGCAAAATCTTTGTTATAATTTTCCAGAACGGAGATCTTGTCCTTGCCCAAAAAATTAGCAGCTTCTTTTATGATTTTTTGACGATTCTCTGCTTTGATAAAGGCCTGGATCTGAAGACGGCTCCTTGATTCCCAGAACTTACGATAAGTCTGAAACCAATCTTCTCCTCCAGACACCTCTTCAGGATTATAATTAACATTATTTGAGAGGAACTGTATTATATCTCTTAGAGGGACTTGTTTATTAAAAGTTCGCAAGACACCTAAAGCCTTTTCTGCGTAATTGATCTTTAGCTTTAGATATTCCCCTATTTTGGAATCATCCGCTTGTAGATTCTCACGACTATTGAATAAGAATAATACCTCCAAAAGCTCTAGCGTCGGAGGTATAGTCAAGCTCTGTATAATATCAGCTATTTGCTCCAGCCCCTCTCTTAATTCACTCACCGGACAGGGACTAACATAATCAGGATGCCCCAGTAAAAAGGGAGCTGTCAAAAGCTTCCAATTAAAAGAGCTGAGTTTATGTAATAGGTATAGTACACGGGCATGAACATATAGGTCCGTCTTTTGGTTATTGGTAATACTCATCATAGCTGATTCCAGTGCATTCTCACAAAGGGCCTTTATATCCCTTGAATCTTTATCAGGGTGGTTTTTCCGAACCGTCCAAGGGTTGGTATCATTTAAGAGCTTGACAGAAATATCCGGAATAAAATGATTCCCAAGGAAGGCATAAAACTCGCCTTTATTAACCTCAAAAGCATATCTAAGTGGATCTTTAAAGACCCCTAAACTCTCCTCGAGTTGAGTGATCTGTGTAAACATTGGGGTATCAAATTGATTTGTTCTGAAATCTATTAATGAAGAATTGACTTTGGTGATCTTATCAATTTGTTTTGCTACAAGATGATCCTCCATCAAATCAACAATGGCTTTGCCAGTGAACAAAGATTTAATAAACAAAAAAAACCTATGTATTACATTCAAGCTCTGAAAGCTCTTTTCTAAATCAACGGCAGTGAAACCATCCGTATCCAGAGACAAAGGTTCGTCACTTAAATCTACTTCGGTTGATAAAGCATCAAGAAGATTCTGTCGTTCTTCAGGAGTGATAGTCTGTACTAATTCTTCAAAGATTGTATTATCCATTAACCCTCATTCTAGGAACTCATTCATCATATCGTCAAGAAGAGTTGACAAATTCAGTATATTCGTTTAAATAAACTGTAATGACTAAAGCAAAACTTAACGTTCTTCCTATTATTATTCTGAATATCCTCATTTCTGTCATTATTATAGAACAGGGGTTCAGAAAGTAGGAAGCATCGATTACCATAAAATCAGCCGTTCTTCCTACAAGGAAGACGGCTTTTTTTTTACCAATATACATAAGGAGTAGATCATGGAGAGAACCGGAAGTCAACTAATTGTTGAGGCCCTTAAAAAGGAAGGGGTCGATCTCATATTTGGATATCCCGGAGGTGCGGTGATTCCCATCTTTGATGTCCTCTATGATCATCCTGAAGTCGAGTTGGTTTTAAATCGGCATGAACAGGGATCTGTTCATGCTGCCGATGGTTATGCCAGAGCAACCGGCAAGGTTGGAGTTTGTCTTGCCACCTCTGGTCCGGGAGCAACAAATACCATTACAGGTTTGGCAACAGCTAATTTTGACTCCATTCCCATTGTCTGCATAACAGGGCAAGTTCCCCGTAATATGATAGGAAATGATGCCTTTCAGGAAGCGGACACTCAAGGCTTAACAAGGCCTGTATCCAAACATAATTATCTTGTTACCCGCCGTGCCGACCTTGGAAGAGTATTAAAAGAGGCCTTTTACATTGCCCAGACAGGACGTCCTGGTCCTGTCATTGTAGATATTCCCAAAGACGTCCTAAACACCATTCTAGATGATGAATATCCTGAGGAAGTTAGCCTCAGAGGTTATAATCCTGTTTACAAAGGACATTCCCGGCAGATACATAAAGCAGCAGAGGCATTGAATAATGCCCAAAAACCCCTCTTCTACATTGGAGGAGGCATGCACTTATCAGGTGCACAGGATATATTCCGACAAATCGTTGACAAAACTGGTATTCCTGTTACCAGTTCCCTTATGGGATTAGGCATCCTGGAACAAGAGGATCCTAACTTTTTGGGAATGATCGGTATGCATGGAACAGTGGCAGCTAATCAAGCCATAACCGATTGTGACCTACTCTTTAGTATAGGAGTACGCTTCGATGATAGAGCGACAGGGGATCTTAACCGTTTTGCTACACATGCTGATATTATTCATATAGACATTGATCCCACAACCATTAGCAGGAATGTAGCTGTAAAAATTCCTATCGTGGGAGATGCAAGAACTGTACTGGAAGAGGTAGCCCCCCTTCTGGAAGAATCTAAGGCTCATGACTGGATTGATGAAATCAAAACAAGGAAAAAGCTTAACCCTCTTGATGAATCCGTTCCCGGTCCCGGTTTATCACCTGGCCATATTATACGTCAGATTGGTCACGTATTCCCTCAAGGGATCATCTGTACAGAAGTAGGACAGAATCAAATGTGGACAGCCCTCTTCTATCCTTTTAACAGAACGAGATCCTGGCTAACTTCTGGAGGCCTTGGCACTATGGGATATGGCTTTCCTGCGGCCTTAGGAGCTCAAGCCGGTTTAC from Spirochaeta cellobiosiphila DSM 17781 includes these protein-coding regions:
- a CDS encoding DUF5312 family protein — translated: MDNTIFEELVQTITPEERQNLLDALSTEVDLSDEPLSLDTDGFTAVDLEKSFQSLNVIHRFFLFIKSLFTGKAIVDLMEDHLVAKQIDKITKVNSSLIDFRTNQFDTPMFTQITQLEESLGVFKDPLRYAFEVNKGEFYAFLGNHFIPDISVKLLNDTNPWTVRKNHPDKDSRDIKALCENALESAMMSITNNQKTDLYVHARVLYLLHKLSSFNWKLLTAPFLLGHPDYVSPCPVSELREGLEQIADIIQSLTIPPTLELLEVLFLFNSRENLQADDSKIGEYLKLKINYAEKALGVLRTFNKQVPLRDIIQFLSNNVNYNPEEVSGGEDWFQTYRKFWESRSRLQIQAFIKAENRQKIIKEAANFLGKDKISVLENYNKDFANQGISGRYCMTMAYLKEWYSTIMVEELNPLLKKILVDGDFYKKDNRAEFTDSYNNLLLLGSLITDFSTSLEPEYPFHQQLMGLVNQNLKAEDMKKEVSSLVMEVDLQAENIIKKALDAQNVMVKVLKGIVYGELGGKYDTLSNISHINFGGKGNFRQVIDGYLRKLEVGLKHLAALYDTESAQS
- the ilvB gene encoding biosynthetic-type acetolactate synthase large subunit, translating into MERTGSQLIVEALKKEGVDLIFGYPGGAVIPIFDVLYDHPEVELVLNRHEQGSVHAADGYARATGKVGVCLATSGPGATNTITGLATANFDSIPIVCITGQVPRNMIGNDAFQEADTQGLTRPVSKHNYLVTRRADLGRVLKEAFYIAQTGRPGPVIVDIPKDVLNTILDDEYPEEVSLRGYNPVYKGHSRQIHKAAEALNNAQKPLFYIGGGMHLSGAQDIFRQIVDKTGIPVTSSLMGLGILEQEDPNFLGMIGMHGTVAANQAITDCDLLFSIGVRFDDRATGDLNRFATHADIIHIDIDPTTISRNVAVKIPIVGDARTVLEEVAPLLEESKAHDWIDEIKTRKKLNPLDESVPGPGLSPGHIIRQIGHVFPQGIICTEVGQNQMWTALFYPFNRTRSWLTSGGLGTMGYGFPAALGAQAGLPDKRVIDIAGDGSIQMNIQELATCVDQKLPVIIAILNNGYLGMVRQWQELFHKKRYSHTCLTAAGQDNGPWNTDAQTPPPYHPDFVMLAKAYGAEGIRVTKEEEIIPALEKAKSITDRPIVIDFLIDKEANVWPMVPPGAGLDQYITGQEA